The proteins below come from a single bacterium genomic window:
- the argF gene encoding ornithine carbamoyltransferase yields MGKRDLLSVTDLDVADVRWIFELTDSILKKDQSGEKYLPLANKSIALIFQKPSTRTRISFEVAIHQLGGQAIFLRQDEIQLGIREPIEDISKTLSQYVQLIIARTYAHKDVELLAKYASVPVINALSDQFHPCQALSDVYTIWKKKGKITGLNLTFIGDGANNISRSLILISAMMGMNITVATPSEYMPEQEIISRAKEISANSKSQIKIIHDPLEAAREADIIYTDVWTSMGQEEEEETRKKIFAPYQVNSAMLNSAKDDCLLMHCLPAHRGEEVTAEVLDSQHSIVFEQAKNKLLVQKGILVFLIV; encoded by the coding sequence ATGGGAAAGCGGGATTTATTATCTGTGACTGATTTAGATGTTGCGGATGTCCGATGGATATTTGAACTAACGGATTCCATATTAAAGAAAGACCAGAGTGGGGAAAAATATCTTCCGCTGGCTAATAAATCTATTGCCTTAATCTTCCAAAAACCATCCACAAGAACCAGGATTTCTTTTGAAGTTGCCATCCACCAATTAGGTGGTCAGGCAATATTCTTACGCCAGGATGAAATTCAACTCGGAATAAGAGAACCTATTGAAGATATTAGCAAAACACTCTCACAATATGTCCAGTTAATTATTGCCAGAACTTACGCTCATAAAGATGTTGAACTCCTGGCTAAATATGCCTCTGTCCCGGTAATTAATGCTTTATCAGACCAATTTCATCCCTGCCAGGCATTATCTGATGTCTATACTATCTGGAAAAAGAAAGGGAAGATTACGGGGTTAAATTTAACTTTTATTGGTGATGGTGCAAATAATATTTCTCGCAGTTTAATTTTAATCTCAGCAATGATGGGAATGAATATCACGGTGGCGACTCCATCTGAATATATGCCTGAACAAGAAATAATTTCTCGGGCAAAGGAAATTTCCGCAAACTCAAAAAGTCAAATAAAAATCATCCACGACCCATTAGAGGCGGCTCGTGAGGCAGATATAATTTATACGGATGTCTGGACAAGTATGGGGCAAGAGGAAGAAGAAGAAACAAGAAAGAAGATTTTTGCACCGTATCAAGTAAATAGTGCTATGCTTAATTCTGCAAAAGATGATTGTCTGTTAATGCACTGTCTTCCCGCTCACCGTGGGGAAGAAGTTACCGCAGAGGTTTTAGATAGTCAACATTCTATTGTTTTTGAACAGGCAAAAAATAAACTTCTTGTGCAAAAAGGGATTTTGGTATTTTTGATAGTATAG
- a CDS encoding rod-binding protein, producing the protein MLNNIPPIGLLNNNLNKFIPRSNQSNDFMTTLKSAEDKEKAKARLKEVSYEMESIFINQLLKEMRKSIHKTNLFHAGFSEEVFEDMLYDEYAKLMAKSDQFGLSKQIYDQLSKYL; encoded by the coding sequence ATGTTAAATAATATACCACCAATTGGGTTATTAAATAATAATCTTAATAAATTTATTCCCAGAAGTAACCAATCAAATGATTTTATGACTACACTTAAAAGTGCTGAGGATAAAGAAAAGGCAAAGGCAAGATTAAAAGAAGTAAGTTATGAGATGGAGTCTATTTTTATCAATCAATTACTAAAAGAGATGCGTAAATCTATTCACAAAACCAATCTTTTTCATGCCGGTTTTTCAGAAGAGGTTTTTGAAGATATGTTATATGATGAATATGCAAAATTAATGGCTAAATCAGACCAATTTGGTTTATCCAAGCAAATTTATGACCAGTTAAGTAAATATTTGTGA